The window aagaagacacaAATCTCGGATTGCTTCATTGTGATCGTATCAAGATGCTCGTaatccccccctccccccttaACTCAACGCCATAGTGAGCGAAGGTGTGTAGGTAGATAAACCAGATGATCCCATCCCGATGCCAAGAAATACAAATACCGCCCTGTTTAGCAATTTTACAAACTTCTCCCACGCTTGCCCTTCACGCGCATCTATCTTCCTATTTTAAACTTCGTTGGAGGGATACTCGACCTTGGTCGTCGCCGCAAACTCCTCCTTGATGCTCCTCACGCTCACGAACCGGCTGAGCAGGTTTTGGCTGCCGGCTTTATCGTTCGTTCCGCtcgccctgccgccgccgaacggCTGCTGTCCCACCACGGCGCCCGTGCTCTTGCAGTTGATGTAGAAGTTGCCCGCTGAGTTACGCAGCCTGTCCTCGGCGAACCGCACCGCCGCGCGGTCGGCCGCAAAGATGGATCCCGTAAGGCCGTATTCGCCCGTCGAGTCGACGAGGTCACACGCGGACGAGAAGGCCTGCTCCGGGTGGGTCGTGTCGTCGTACACGTAGATTGTCAGCACGGGTCCGAAGAGCTCGGTGCTCAGCAGCTTATGGTTCTTGTTGGTCGTCTGGTAGATGGTGGGGTGCACGAAGTACCCCTTGGATGAGTCGTACGTGCCGCCCGCGATGAGCTCCAGCTCCGCGTCCTCtttggcctcgtcgatgacgcccGAGAGCTTCTTGAACGATCCCTCGTGGATGACGGGGCCCATGAAATTGCTGTGGTCGGCGGGGTTGCCAATCTTGATCTTGctgacctcgtcggccaggccCTCCTTGAACTTGGGCCAGATCGACCGGGGCACGtacgccctcgacgtcgcgcTGCACTTCTGGCCCTGGAACTCGAACGCGCCGCGGATGGTCTGCTTGACGGcgttgtcgacgtcggcggagGAGTGGATCAGGTGGAAGTTCTTGCCGCCCGTCTCACCGATGATCCTGGGATACGACTGGTAGTGGCCCTTGGCAACAccgtcgccgatggcgccgtACAGCTTGCGGAAGATGGCGGTGCTGCCAGTGTAGTGAAGCGCGGCGAACTTCTTGTGCTCCAACACGGCCTTGGTGACCTCCTCTGGGTTGCCAGGCACGAATTGGATGACATCGCGGGGCAAGCCGGCCTCAATCAGAATGTTGTAGACGAGCCAATTGGACGCAATGGCGTAGTCGCTGGGCTtccagacgacgacgttgccaAGCAGCGCCGGCGCACCGGGAAGGTTaccggcgatggcggtgaAGTTGAAGGGGCTGACGGCGTACACAAAGCCCTCGAGCGCCCGGTACTCGACGCGGTTCCACACGCCGGGGCTGTTGTGCACCGGCTGCTGGGCGTACAGCTCCTCGGCGTACTTGACGTTGAAGCGCAGGAAGTCGACCAgctctgcggcggcgtcgatctcggcctgcCACGCGTTCTTGCCCTGGCCCACCATAGTAGCGGCCATGATGTCGTAGCGGTACTtggtggcgatgaggtcggcggccttgaggaagacggcggcgcggtcgGCGAAGGGGAGAGCCTCCCACGAGGGCTTAGCCTGGAGGGCCGATTCGATTGCCTTCTTAACATCGGACGGCGAGGCCTGGTGGTACGTCGCTACGGTGGTGTTGTGGTCGGCCGGGTTGACTTGATTTCTGGTGTTGCCAGTCTTGATCTATGGAGTCTGTCAGCTGTCTTGTCGGTCGATTGGCGGTCGAGGAATAGCGATACTGACCTCTTTTCCATCAATAACAATGGGCACCTCCAAGGGCAGCTTGTTTTCCAGGGCGTTGAGCGCGGCGGTCAGCCCTTCGCGTTGAGCGGAACCTTTCGCGTAGTGTTGCTAGTGATTGTCAGCTTTCTATCTACCCCACACTACATGCCCAACTCTCAAAGCTCCTTGTAGAGTGTGTCTCACTCACATTGGGCtcgttgttgatgctggGGACCTTGAATGCAGCAAAGGTCGCCGTTCTAACTGCGGTCCTTGTCGTGGAGACAGGCAGACGTCTTGTGAGACGGCTGGTCGAAGCAGCAGAGACGCTGTGTCCGAGGGATGTGATGCGGGCTGAGCTCCGAAGTTGGGAGTTCAAGAGCCCAGTTGCTCGTGTGGACGCCATGATGAGCAGTTatgagcagcagcagcagcagcagatcaACGCCTTCTAGCGATGGATTGGGCAGGAAAGAGTTCCTCCAAGGAGACACACTGAAGAGGCGAAGAGATTGTGAGGCGGAAGGTTGACGGTCAATTAATGGTTGGAGTTTGGAGCAGGTTATATTTCGGAGCGGATAAATGCACGGCATCTGACTAGCTATAAGGTTTCCATGCAATGAATGAAGAGCCTTCGTTCCTGGATATTATGAGCAATCGTCGGCACGCCTTGCGCGTTCTCCCCCCGACAACTGTCGGGTGGCCACGGGTTAAGAATGCGACGGGCCAGCTCTCGAGACGCGGACGGGGAGCTTGTGAGGGGTTGCGTAGGTTCGGGACGCTGGATTCAGAGGGGAGCGGGTCACTCGGAGACCAATGACGTCGGGGCATAGTGTCACTCACTGCTGATAAGTTCTGCCTCAGCAGTCTCCGCCGGCCTATCGCTGCTATTCTTGCACTTTGCGGGGAAAGAATTAGCCAATCAAAAACGCCAATTGTATCGTTGGACTGGGTGGAGATTTTGATAACAGCGGACTTGATCGGCTCAGCGGACCTGGCAGATAACCCCCCGATCCCGACTTTACGAAATCGGGATCGGATGCGCATCCCGACGTGGAGACGCGGCATGTATTATTGCTCCTAGCTGCtaaaagagaagaaaagtaAGATGAATTAGAACATTGTGAtagagaaggaaaaaaaagcaacaaaaaaagaagcCTCGTTCTCGGGCCCACCTCTCTGGGTCTCCCGCGGCTTGATATATCCAGCAAACAATGCAGAGCTCGGGCTCCCAGATACACCCACTCTGGATATTCTACACCCGTCTATCACTAGGTAATATGGGTAGCTCGCTTCATGGGTATAACGTAATGCAACCATCAACACTTCGGATCGGCTTTCCGATCGCCGGAGTACCAATAGCAGCAAAAGTTTGATGCCACCTCGAAACTTCATCGGGCGTTCGCGACAACGTCGCTCAGAGCCTTCTATTCTCCGTGCCCATTGGGGCGCTCCTGCTCGGGGAATGCCTCGACCGGCTCAGGCTGACTCTGGTATTTGAGTTGGGGCACAGTGACACCGTAGCCCTCAGTGATACCTTCGCGGTTGGATTGGTCGATCTCGACACGGATGCAGATGTCCAAGCTGCCGTCATTGCCGGTACCGTGCTGTTTCCCGGCAGCCTTATGCTTTGAGCCGgactcgacctcgccatTGTGTAGGAAATCATGCCCGCCCTTGCCCGAGATCACAGATCGCGTATCGCCGTTGGTAGGCGCCGCAAGTCCCTGGTTGGGCGAATTTTCTGTCAATATGGCAAAGTTGCGACTGGGCATCGTTACATGGTTGGAGCCCGACGTCTTGCTCGAGTCACCCGGGTCCTTGTCGAAGAACCTGAGCAGAGTCTCGTCAGTGTCGTGGTTCAGATGGTGGATCTTGTTCCGCCTGGCCAGCAAGTTCGCAATAgccgctggcggcggcttATTGGTGATGGCCGAAGAGACCACATTGGCCATGTAGCGGTGGTCGTTCTCTGTGGCAATGTTGAGGCGAGGGTTGGAGTAGAAGCGGCCCATGGCCGCCAAGTGCACATCACCACCCAAAATGGTTATGCGGACCGAGAACTCGGACGAAATGGCCTGAAGCCTCTCGACGAGAGCGTTGCGCTCCTTTTTATGGGTCCTGGCCGTGTAGTGGTCGTCGAGATCATCGAGCAAGTCGATGCTGCCGTCGAAGTGGTTAAAGACACCACCGGCTAGAAACGGTCAGCAAGCTAACAACATGAGCAGGTCTTACTAGAGCACGTACCGAAGCCGAATCTCCTGTTCAAGAACTTCACCGGGCCCATAATAGGGCTTCTGAAAACATTCTCGAGCCACGTCAAGCGCTGTCGAATGGTTAGCTTTCAATACGACCACTCACGCAAGCGACATGAGCTCACAGGGTATGCTATCGGAATTCCTAGCAGGAGAATCAAGTGCTTGAACGGGCGCCCCGATTCGGCAGCCGACTTCAGCTCCTGCCTCAGGCGGCCAAAGATCAAGTCGTACGTCTCTGGATAGTTGATTTGGTGGCGCGTACGCTACAAATCGTCAGTCCTTTCCCAATCTCTCGCGCAGTCTTCGGGTACACGTACCTCGGTTCGAGCGTCGATACCGAGGAAGGCAATACGCGCTCCCAATCGGGCGAACATATTGTGCGAGTGCTCGGCCACATAAGGCTAAACTTGTTAGTCACGTCTTTGGGGGGCGAGAGGTGCCAACTTAGCACTTACGCCGGGCTGCTTTCCAACAATGTAACTGGGGTCTGATTTGGCAGGGGCAACAAAGCTGTCCATGAGCTGGTTGGGGTCGAGACCTTGGTCCTCGGATGTAGTGGTATGGTCTGGCCGTGAGTCAGTACCCAATCTTATCTTGATTGAACATCAAGCTCACCTGAGGTATAGGTAGACGCTGGTGGGGGAAGGTGGTGCTGGAACAGCATGTAGTACTTGTGAGCAGTTCCACCAATGCCCCTGAACACGTCGCATCGCATGAAGTCGTCGACGTAAGAACCGAACCCGTCGATGATCTGCGTTCTCAGGTCAGCTCATTCCCATCGCGTGCGCATTTCACGGGTGTTTTTGTTTCAACATACATCGTGGTCATCCCATATGTTGAGCTGGGGGATCTGGGCATTGGCAGTCGCGAAGGGCTCCGTTGAGTACCTGCTTCCAGTGTCAGACCTTATGGCGCTCTATCCAGGCACCCTCTGACATTCAACATACCAGCGAATGTAGTTCTTCAAGTAGTAGTCGTCGCAAGCCTGGCGAAGCTTCTCCGGAAAGGGGAAGTGTTTGCGCTTCTTGGGGTTCGAGATCTCGGTCCATTCACGCAGGGGCCCGTCGACTCGAATGCCATCGTTGTAGATCTGATCACCTCCTCCGAGCCTTTGCGGCCGTCAGCAACGCGTCCTCGCACCAGATCAAGCAAGACATGAGACTCACATGACATGAAATGGCCGTTCTTTGTGGTGCCTGTTGACATCGTTCCACAGGGCGGGACCACTCCAGGCGTCTTCGTCCGTACCCACACTGAATCCGTTGCAAGAATGGAACATGATGCGCATCGACtcgtggatggcggggaCGAAGAAGTGGTAGCGGTCGGGTCGGATGGTGGCCGACTGTCGCATATCCGGAATCAAGTACTCCCACTTCGCCTCGGCTTGACTGAGAGGAAGAGTTATGTCGAAGGCCCAGAAGGTATTGCGCGGGTCGGAGTAGAGGCATTGCCCTTGAATTTCCGCGTCATTCGTGTTGCTGCCGGTTGCTGCGCCGGAGTCGGAGGTattgacggcgccgttggtGCCATCCACTCCATTCGTCTCAGCATGAGCCTGCCGGTCATTGACCGTGTCGGCAGGACGTAGAACCAGGTGAGGAAAGAAACTCTGCGTCTTACCGCCGCCCCTGGCAACAATCAAGACACTCCCGTACCAACGGTCGCCGTCCATCCTGCGGTAGTTGAGTAGTGGGCCGCAAATGATCTCCCTGCCGTCGGGGGGTTCCTGCTCGTTGGCGTGAGTCGGGTTCGAGCGCGGCTCCTCCTGGCCGGCAGCCTCACCGGCGGCGATCATAATGGGTTTGAAATTGGGAGCAGCATTGGGGTTCTCAGGCTCGACGCGGTCGCGGTTCAGGAAACTGGCCAGATCGTTCGTGGTTCCTCGTTCTTGGGGATCGCGGGGctgggcatgggcggcgacggcatgaCGCGCGAAAGCCGAGCTCTCTTGATGACGCCATCTGTTGGAGGAAGCGTGAGGGTTGtgctcgacatcatcgagaGCTTCTCCTTGGAGACGAGAAGCCATGGTTGCGATTGTCTGTTGGAACTGTGGTTTGTTTTTTCGTCTTTGTCCTGGGAGGAAGCTGTTAGTTTCTCCAAAGGACGACAGAAATGTCATTGGGCAACAGTGGCTGCTCACAATGTCTCGGCGCAGAGATTAGACCGACAGGGTCTGTTTGCGCGCGGCGGTCAGCTGCAGCCTCCAGGGATAGCTGCTTGCGATTGAGCAGCTCCGGGGCTATCGAGAATCGGGAATCTGGTATTGCGACGAGGGAGGGAAATgcaagacgacgacagcggcaaCTTCAGGGACagagaagggaaaggaagaaagggggggaatGATGGGAAAGAGAAATTGAAAAGAGGGTGTCGTCGAATCCCACCACAAATCGCACCAGGAAAGGGTGTATCGTGTTGTGTTGGATTGCATGCTTTGcttgccccccctccccccgggTAGCACCAGTACACATAGGATTTGGAGTGGTAGGGATTGGCGTCAGTGGGGAGACAGCCCACTACGCAAACCGCTGCGAGCGACGCGCGCTACTGCTGGAAACTGGACCTGATGAAGCTGGTGGCACTCCGTAGGTTAAGGTAGTGTAGTATGAGTTACTAGCATAGTGCTACCCGTTCGTGCTGAGATGCTGCAAGGTGGGTGGACCGGGCGATCA is drawn from Colletotrichum destructivum chromosome 6, complete sequence and contains these coding sequences:
- a CDS encoding Putative delta-1-pyrroline-5-carboxylate dehydrogenase, aldehyde dehydrogenase; protein product: MASTRATGLLNSQLRSSARITSLGHSVSAASTSRLTRRLPVSTTRTAVRTATFAAFKVPSINNEPNQHYAKGSAQREGLTAALNALENKLPLEVPIVIDGKEIKTGNTRNQVNPADHNTTVATYHQASPSDVKKAIESALQAKPSWEALPFADRAAVFLKAADLIATKYRYDIMAATMVGQGKNAWQAEIDAAAELVDFLRFNVKYAEELYAQQPVHNSPGVWNRVEYRALEGFVYAVSPFNFTAIAGNLPGAPALLGNVVVWKPSDYAIASNWLVYNILIEAGLPRDVIQFVPGNPEEVTKAVLEHKKFAALHYTGSTAIFRKLYGAIGDGVAKGHYQSYPRIIGETGGKNFHLIHSSADVDNAVKQTIRGAFEFQGQKCSATSRAYVPRSIWPKFKEGLADEVSKIKIGNPADHSNFMGPVIHEGSFKKLSGVIDEAKEDAELELIAGGTYDSSKGYFVHPTIYQTTNKNHKLLSTELFGPVLTIYVYDDTTHPEQAFSSACDLVDSTGEYGLTGSIFAADRAAVRFAEDRLRNSAGNFYINCKSTGAVVGQQPFGGGRASGTNDKAGSQNLLSRFVSVRSIKEEFAATTKVEYPSNEV
- a CDS encoding Putative phoD-like phosphatase, metallophosphatase domain, PhoD-like superfamily, whose translation is MASRLQGEALDDVEHNPHASSNRWRHQESSAFARHAVAAHAQPRDPQERGTTNDLASFLNRDRVEPENPNAAPNFKPIMIAAGEAAGQEEPRSNPTHANEQEPPDGREIICGPLLNYRRMDGDRWYGSVLIVARGGGKTQSFFPHLVLRPADTVNDRQAHAETNGVDGTNGAVNTSDSGAATGSNTNDAEIQGQCLYSDPRNTFWAFDITLPLSQAEAKWEYLIPDMRQSATIRPDRYHFFVPAIHESMRIMFHSCNGFSVGTDEDAWSGPALWNDVNRHHKERPFHVMLGGGDQIYNDGIRVDGPLREWTEISNPKKRKHFPFPEKLRQACDDYYLKNYIRWYSTEPFATANAQIPQLNIWDDHDIIDGFGSYVDDFMRCDVFRGIGGTAHKYYMLFQHHLPPPASTYTSDHTTTSEDQGLDPNQLMDSFVAPAKSDPSYIVGKQPGPYVAEHSHNMFARLGARIAFLGIDARTERTRHQINYPETYDLIFGRLRQELKSAAESGRPFKHLILLLGIPIAYPRLTWLENVFRSPIMGPVKFLNRRFGFAGGVFNHFDGSIDLLDDLDDHYTARTHKKERNALVERLQAISSEFSVRITILGGDVHLAAMGRFYSNPRLNIATENDHRYMANVVSSAITNKPPPAAIANLLARRNKIHHLNHDTDETLLRFFDKDPGDSSKTSGSNHVTMPSRNFAILTENSPNQGLAAPTNGDTRSVISGKGGHDFLHNGEVESGSKHKAAGKQHGTGNDGSLDICIRVEIDQSNREGITEGYGVTVPQLKYQSQPEPVEAFPEQERPNGHGE